One genomic window of Conger conger chromosome 7, fConCon1.1, whole genome shotgun sequence includes the following:
- the LOC133133312 gene encoding olfactory receptor 52E4-like, whose protein sequence is MDNISFSMMIILSSFKDSKANKYTYFIFILFVYILIILFNVTLIVTIILERALHEPMYIFLCNLCFNGLYGSAGFYPKFLSDLLYDTHLISYNGCMLQIFVVYSSLMCDFATLVIMGYDRFVAICKPLNYHTIMTPQTTGRLILSSWLFTFITVTPAVLLTSRLQLCGANIDKYYCDNWSVVKLSCVPTTTNSAYGLFLIFTIIVQVGFIVVSYMKLISACIKSKESKTIFMKTCSPHLLSLINFTTAILFDTMFSRYGSRDFPQTLRDFMELQFLIIPPLLNPIIYGLKLTEIRNRVFRKCKKPKMKDSLHTRKR, encoded by the coding sequence atggaCAACATATCTTTCAGTATGATGATCATACTTTCTAGCTTTAAGGATTCAAAAGCCAACAAATATacatactttatttttattttatttgtttatattttaattattttatttaacgtGACTCTGATTGTGACAATTATTCTAGAGAGAGCACTCCATGAGCCCATGTACATCTTCCTGTGTAACCTGTGTTTTAATGGACTGTATGGATCAGCTGGTTTCTACCCTAAATTCCTGTCTGATTTACTGTATGACACTCATCTCATCTCATACAATGGTTGTATGCTACAAATATTTGTAGTCTATAGTTCCCTAATGTGTGATTTTGCAACTTTAGTGATAATGGGTTATGACAGGTTTGTTGCAATATGCAAACCATTGAATTACCACACCATAATGACACCACAAACTACTGGCAGATTAATTTTGTCTTCATGGTTGTTTACCTTTATTACTGTGACCCCTGCAGTTCTGTTAACAAGCAGGCTGCAATTGTGTGGAGCAAACATTGATAAATACTACTGTGATAACTGGTCAGTTGTGAAACTGTCCTGTGTACCAACTACAACCAATAGTGCTTATGGGCTTTTTTTAATCTTCACAATAATAGTACAGGTTGGTTTTATTGTGGTCTCGTATATGAAACTGATCAGTGCATGTATAAAATCAAAGGAAAGCAAGACCATATTTATGAAGACCTGCTCACCACATTTACTGTCATTAATAAACTTTACAACAGCAATTCTTTTTGACACAATGTTCAGTCGATATGGATCAAGGGATTTCCCACAGACTTTACGTGACTTcatggaactgcagtttctaaTAATCCCCCCTCTTTTAAATCCGATTATATACGGGCTGAAACTGACTGAGATACGTAACAGAGTTTTTAGAAAATGTAAGAAACCTAAAATGAAAGATTCCCTGCATACAAGAAAGAGATAA